ggagttccgcgcacatggactatgttcacatcatccaaaatggctgcAAGTTTGGACACTGTACGCTCTCGAGGGCATATCAACTTATTCTCTGTGATGGACTGTATCCAAGGTATATTTGCTGTAATGTATAATTGTTAACTCAGGCATGAAAAGATCATTGGGAATGAGATACTCTCACCACTTTGTGATTCagagcgcttccgtttccgtgTAGTGGTATCTCTGCTcacgacaacaacaatatccacatctggatccttgctttcagggaagagtgggttggtcgtgatcattcggcgtggacgtagaaattcaccatttttcacatcaaactcctcttcataaTTGAGTTGCACAACAGGGCAGTAGAGCTTGAGGTTTCGGGCTGTTGTATCCTTGATTTCTTCTTTGATGTCTTCCCAAATCTTCTTTTTGAGCGTCTCAATATCGTCTTGATCTGCAAAACACTCTATGGAGAATGactgctgaagatcatcaGATAAAGCGCACCATAACTTGCGAGTACgcggtcgagacattgtcaaagattggattggattgagcacccagctggtgatggcagcGGCCATTGTAAGATAAGGACTAGAAGTGTACCTGCCTGACGAGAATaaggattgcacctgcctgatgagaacaagagttgcacctgcctaataagggcgagaaatgcacctgcctgacaaacAATACTGTAAGAAGAGGGTTGCTGGGCGGCCTTGTTACACACAGGCAGGCGATATGTGTCAGTGGTCCATCCAGGATTATTTTACATCAGTTGAGAAAGAAGTTTGCAGGGAATAGAATGTAgtgagatgagagatgatcATTATGATCATTGGAGATGGATGCTAAGACCTGCCGCCAAGaaatgtgagcatgtgatattagtgtgttgattggttgattaaTTGATTATGTCATACGCCGTCCCGGAGGGGAATTGATAGGGACACTCCcggtggttgcagatgaggTTACAGGTGAActgttgcagatgacgaggcctcgtttttttgggtcgcgtgtcacgttcctgctgattgatgaggatcgatcggataaatagttggcccgagtagcgaggtcaggagattcttatagtcaacgtgtgcacacatataGACATATAGACTCGCCCCCCGACGTTAAATAGTACACACAAATGCACACATatagtagattaagcactcaatcagctacatacgcgcatatgcgttcgatagacaatatagctctgccttccgctggtcctctccatatagacctcgttagtctggataaatcgactcccgatttcccttctgagctacgatccgagagaccccgcttcagATATcttgtcggaatatagaggttccttaccgaacaataccaactgatgcctgattgatgcctcactgatatcatatggcgcaagcagcttattcattcctttgcccTTATTGCTGTTAAAACCGCACATTCGCTTAGGATACTCTGTTAGGTAGGCTACAgtcttatataggatcctagatagcttcatttgcaaaaatcagagacctcgaccatatatgcttgatacgtactttcaaccctgactaagccgaACCTCCGACAATGGTATACAGCACGGTATACACCGTGGCACATGAACTGGTATACAGGCccaaggatatataaggacgctcattcatgtacttagcttagttcttcgcgatcaattctagttaatcaagcattggttacattctagtttctgactcgtccgtaCTTAACCAACAAGTTCCAACAACCCAGCATACGTGCTCGGTTGACCTTGTTTCTCTGTTCgctacctttactgtttctacttgacgattatcttacggagcctggagggggcgatatacccatcaacgcatactaccgaaccggacccggaggggcattgagcatatgaatatttggaagacacttagggtaagtgtccagtctcgaaatacaactaactagaaccctaggtacgatacgagagaagccggGTTGTGACAGATTTAAGCAGTTCACAAGTGGGTTAATATCGATTTCATCGTATTACCAATTTTACATCAAGATGGACGTTAATCATTCTACCATTGACATGACTTTTCACGCCACAACCCATTTTCTCACGCTCAGGCCAATCTCTGTCTCAGCTTATCAAACTTTACCCTCTGGTCTCACCACTTCAatggcagcagcagtagTAGTACTCATTAACCTGTCCTAACTAGATTTAAGAGACTTGCAGCCATGCAGGGTTGAGCCGTGAGCTCAGCTCGCGGCCATGAAACGCTGTGATCAACGCAGGCAGTAGACTACAGCCATATAGCAGTGGGAAGAATGTAAACATAACAACTTAAAAATGAATCATTGACTCATTTCTCTGTACAGTCCCCCCCGGAATCACTGTCACGGGTTCGGAGTAGTAGATACTAATggactgaattcctatctaaactattgtagccatcgacgaaaATATCGATTATCAAATctagagaagaaaagagaagaggaattctatcTACAGAGAGAGAGGCTTTTATTTCTGTATTGCACGGCTGCGCTTGTGCGGCTGCGCCACATAGTTTCGTTGTTCGTTCAGATGATGGTGTTCGTCGATGTCAGCCGCTGAGGCGTCATGCCGTCACAGATGTCTGTATTATTCATTAAAACCTTTTGTTACGTACATCAATTGTTACGCGAACGCGCTGACCATGTCCAATTCAGCTTTGAGAGCACTTCCAAATTTCCACTACAGCTTCGATGCAGGCTGCAAGAGATGCTTCATCTCCGCGTTTGGGTACTCAACGTTTTGGGACGAATCAGGTCGCTGTCGATCCCAGGCCCACTTCTCCGCCAATTCGGGTGCCAACTCGCCCTCAAGCATCTGTGTGACGTACTTGCCAAGCACGGGGAAGAACTTGAAGCCGTGGAACGAACCGCAAGTTGCGATGTAGAGGCCCTTTGAGGCAGAGTGAGAAGAAATGATAAAGTCAGAGGTAGTGGTGAAAGCGTCCCTTTTGAGTGTTACATCTCAATCGTCATGTTATTTGAGGGGTACTCACCAGCAAATTCGGTGTTTCGTCATCTCCCAATCTGCGCTCTCAGGCCCGTACCATAGATTCCTGGACTCGACAATGTCCTGCTTAAGAGGCCCAGGAACCTTCCACTGGTTGTAGTCGAATGTGGGCGGAGGTGAAGAGATATAACGGCCAGGTAACACCTCTCGAGTGTTTGTGAAGATCTTAGAACCCCACCACTTGAGCTCTCTGTCCATAGTAGGGGGAATGCTACCAATGAAGGGCTTGCCTATTGACAGTTAGCGACTTTCATGCAAATATATCAGAAGATCGTACCCTCTTCGGATGTGTAACCTTGGAAGCCAACAGGCATGTCTTTGAACTTCTTGTACTGCTCCTCATTGAGCTGTGCCATCCCCGTCGTAATGCCAGCGGCCAGAATTCGCTCTCCGGCTCGGAGGCCGGTGTTGCCGCTCGTCACAGCGCTCCACTCCAGCAATGTGGGCGTGAAAGCGCCAGCAGCGACGATAACATGCGTGGCCGACAAGATCTGTCCAGACCTCGTCTTGACACCGGTGCAAGAACCGCGACCATCGAATTCCAGAGCGGCAATGTCAGCAGTCATGTACTTGACGCCCAATTCGAGGCACTTTTTCGTGACTGCTCGAAGAGCATCTCCAGCGGCAGCCCAACCACTGGCCCTGTTAATAAGAACCTCCTTGACACCGGTGTAGTCAGCACTGTCAAAAATTCCGCCGTAAAGCTTTCGGGCCTCAGCGACAGGCAGGGCAATGATGTCGTCATTGCGGCCGAGCTCCttgtggttggtgatgacgTTTTGCGCATAGCCGCTGCGGCACGTCCAGTAGACGCCAGTCTGGTGGAAATAAGGCTTCCAAAGGGGATCCGACTTGAAAATGTCTTGAGCCTCAAGAGCCAGTCTGCAATAGACCTTGTCGTCGTAGTCGGCGCGAACAACCTTATTCCAATCCCATGATGCAGCCACACGAGACTCGGCATCGTATGCATCTCGGTCAACCAGAGTCACCGACGCATCGGGATACTTCTGGATGAGATGATAGGCAGTTGACACACCAAAGACACCAGCGCCGATAATCAGGTACGAAGGGTTGCTTGAGGTCATCTTGAAAACGATTACCGAGTTTCTTTGCAGGGGTGATTAAGTCTCGGCAGCTGCTCAATGAGACGGCAGCTCTTTAAGACTGGGAGAATAAGAGGAGATTGACAAATGTACTAGGGAACTTGTATCTCCAATTGCTTGGAGCGAATTGACTGCTTGTCTGTCAATCAGGACTTAAGACTATCCTAATTCACCGCGACTCTGGTCCTGGTGTTCGTGCGGGGTTCATGCGGAGTTCAGCTGCCATTATTGCCAAGATAGAAGAAAAGCGGATAGCATATGGAACGCTGGTCTAGTAGTGGCAAATTCACAGGAGATTAAAAGACTGGATACGGAAGTTAAATGCAGTAAGGACTAGGGAAACTTGTCAATTTTGAGGGGTGGTATTTTACCACCCAGGACAAGCTAATTCAGCGTCTACACACAGGATCCTCCATATGTTTTTGCATGGTAAATCGGGTCAATTCGGAATACCCGTGTCGTGATATGCCAATACTGGTCCCTGAGGCTATGAGACGCTCTCAACAGCAATCTTCTGGATAGTTCTTCAACCAATCATATCAATTGTTTCCCTCAGTATTAGTGCCTACGGATATCTTACGATCCAACAAAACTTAGAACGGACGAGCGACCCCTCTATACCCATTTCGGGCATCCGGACCACGTTACCACGTATGTGTCTGTTTCTGGCATAACCGCCCTCCCCCTTCCCGCCTTTCTCTGCGAGGGAACTTTTAGCAGTTTTGGGTTCCGGGTTCCACCGCTATTGTCCTGCATCCTACGTACACCGCCATGCAAAGATTTTTGACCACCCCAATTTACCGCCTTCACGCTACCGCCTTATATTAATAGAAACACAAATGCTTCTAGCTTCTCCTCGATAGTTAACAATTTTTATTTACCAAATGGCTGCCATTTTCGGCCGTCATTTGGTAACACGTGATCTGTGCCTTTCACCACGGCAATATGTTTAAGACCACGCACCCTGACCCTGACTCCTCGTTTCAGGGCCCCCACTGTGGACGttctcatccttctccatcttTTGATGAAGGCTCGCCTTGTGCTTGACCATCACGGCTGCAGTCACCGTTCTGTGAGTGCGCTGAAAATAGCCTCATGGCACTGTATTAGAGCCCAGGGCCCCAGGCTGCCATGGTGCCCTGGCAGAAGCGCTCACTGCTGTACGGTCTGAAGGCGTGCATTTTACCTTCCAGATGAAAAACGCAATTTCCTTGCTGGATAACTAGTGCCGCGGAAATGAGGTTCGCAAGCTCAGTCAATCCTCGTCGAATCGACTAGACAAGCCTGATGGCCTAGAGGAAATTATAAAGCTGCTGCATTTTCACAAAATGCTGTGCTTTTTCCTCGAGGACTATTCAATCAACGCACCGAGGCCCCCATGGATTCAGCCTATTCAATGGGAAAACGAATGCCTGCCTTTACACTTGTCGCTTTCTAAAAAGCGCCGTTTCCTAAGGGCAATATGTCGATTCCAAATTCTGAAAAATATCTTTGGGGACCCTGTCTATTGTTTCGGATACGGAAGTTGTGATTCATGCGGGCACAGGAAAGTCTGGCAATTAGGGGAAACAGATGAATTGAGAGACCCTAAAAGAGCACGCGGTGCTTGGTTTATTCACGAGAAGGCCTATCAGTTATTCTATGGCACAATACCCCCTTGGGAACACGAAGAAATGGGCAGCGTGTTCAGTTACCTCATTGCCAAGATCAAGTTTATTTCCAAGGAAATTGCAGACGATTTACGTCAACTCAGCAAGAGTACACCATGTGAGTTCTTTTGGGATATTCCTAGAGAACAACGGCCACCTTCAGGTTGTGAAATTGAGAGCGAATATGGCCTTGCTCACTTCCACCAACGTTTCGAAGGATTAGCGGGACTAGGACCTGAATTTCTATATCGTGTTCTACATATGGATCGGCTATCTCGACGTAATATCGTTTGCATCAATACCAGGGGCTTCTGACCGGGGCCATTCATTGGACTCAAGATCGGGCTTTCGTGGGACCATAAGTTCCCATTTATCGATCCAGCGGATCGGCATGAGTCTCGAAATTTTGAACAGCTCTGGTCTACTTAGTCGCCTCTTGAACAGCCTACTGTGGGTTGGAAAAAGGCATGGCTGCTGCCCCACAATGAGGAAGACGTTCTCGAGGATTCCATGAATTTCGATCGAGAGTCTGAGACGGACTGGGAATGGAGTTACGCTCTTTGGGATGAGAGAAGATTGAAGGAGTGGAAAGCACCACTGCTAGTAGAGGATAGCCAGGTTGGTGAAGCCCCTGGCAGTACTCGAGTATCTTACTCTTACTGAATATGCTGCTTGTGTTTCATTATGATTCAGACTCAAATATCAACTTGCAGGTCGAATCAAGACAAGCAGTGCCTAGAATCAAGTACTCATTCTTACCATTTACTGTCATAATTGGCATCCATTCTTTATAAAACGGTGTCCATGAATATTAACATTACTTAACCCTTGCTTTTTGCGCCGGTATAGAAAATCAGTTTTTATCATGTAGCACTTGTACGCTCATCATGTCGAAAACTATCAAATATTGGAGAAGAGACACTTCCCAGATAATTCTTGATATGGAGCAACGTGGCCTGCCTCTACAGATATCAAATGTGCGCCATCTTTCTCAGCTTTTATTAGCTACATGATCAAAACCATCCAAAGATGCTTCTGCCAGTGAGAGATGGGTTTCCTGATTTATCAAACGCCGTCcttgtgacggctcagctcagtgcctttatggacgttcattgtcaacatggcaaacaatgccatgaaagcaatcgagacaaacagctgcttagcgaggccacacacaaccatatataaggcttctttgtgtaaatagactcttcttccttttcttttcttcttcagattcgatattctcgtcgatggctacaatagtttagataggaatatcatttcgttattatctactattctgagCTCGTGACAGTCCTGAACTCAAAACCAAATATACCCATTGATATGATTACCATCTTGCCATATGTGAAGATCTAGACTTGATAAAGGGCTGGTTTAGTCGTGTTCAAGGCACCATACAAAGTTATGGCACTCCCGAGCAGTATGTCTACAATATGGATGAGACAGACTTTCAAATAGGTGtggcatcaactgcaaaAGTTATCTGTGgatcagagacaagagataatcatgccaaatctatccagcctgGAAAATGTGAGTGGATTACTATAATAATCGCCATAAATGCCTCTGGATCTGCTCTACCTGTGGTGATCCCGTTCAATATAAATCTATTGGTGGACTATCTCAAgaaatactagcatgaggaagaaaaagaaagaacgctGGACTAGACCTGGCTTTGGGCCGAGCTTGGGCCGGATTCCAGGCCCATGAAATGTCCATTTGGCTCCCAAACTGCATAAAACCAATGCATAACTTGCTGACTTAGCTCGATAAAATACcatctgtcacaacctggcttctctcgtatcgtacctagggttctagttagttgtatttcgagactggacacttaccctaagtgtctcccaagtgatcgtatgctcaatgcccctccgggtccggttcggtatgtcgtatgcgttgatgggtatgtcgccccctccaggctccgtaagatattcaacaagtagaaacagtaaaggtaacgaatagagaaacaaggccaaccgagtacgtatactgggttgttggttaagtgcggacgagtcagaaactagaaggtaaccaatgcttgattaactagattgatcgcgaagaactaagctaagtacatgaatgagcgtccttatatattgTCCGCCTGTATATCATTTCTATACCGTGCCTCCACGGTATATCGGGTATAGCCAATAACAGTCAGTCATGATGGTATACTGGATATACTGCCGCTATCCTAGATCATAGGAGTATACGTGATAAACGATCACGTGACGGGTATGATCAGATATCAGCCTGATCCTTGTCTCTTCTTGCATTTCCATCATTGCCTATggtccaatgattctgccttgacttcCCGCATAGTCACGTGAGACTGATGTGGCTAGGTCTGTAACACCATCGTTTTGCATATCATCTCTTAACCATGCTGTTAATACCAAATTTACAAATGCCCTTTGATTGCAAAGATATATATTCATTGTATACAGCATTCGTATGCTTCACATAGCAAGACAGTATCTCAAATATCTCTAGTTATCATATTACTATTTTTGTATATAAATCTAAGAGTTTAATACGGTCTGATTGTACTAAGCTGTTATAACTACTCCATTTAAcgatgtgacggttagcagaCGGCCGAAAAGGGCTACTTCGGCGGCTGTTTTAGGAGTGCGGCTAACTAACTCCTGTATTGGCATTAGGTGAGTGTATTCTCACAGTCACGGGCTTTCCTCCACTCCAGGCCGCGGGTTCCATGCTCCTTGACGCTAGTTTCAAATGGACCTTTTGTTATTTATTCATTCGACATCACCTACCTAGACACTCTCGCTGCGGTCGCTGCAGAGGGGAGCCAAAAATGGCTATCCCCTCAACCATCATGTTCTCTCCAGTTATAAGTCCTATTGTGGTGACTGTGTCCTTCCCTGCTTCCATCCTTCGTCCCATGAGCATCTCTTGCAGCACTCCTGTCCCTTTGAAATCTGTTCTCATCTGCAGAACTGCTGCTATCCTCACCTTCTTTATCTTGTACTCCAGGCTATCCTTTGTTTGTGTTAGAGGTCACAATCTAGAAGCTTCCGTGACATACTCTTCACGCCTCGGAATagaagataataatgaattgatgttcctatctagacGATTGTAGCCAtagacgagaatatcgaatctggagaaggaaaaagaagaagaaatctatctacaggaAAAGAGGCTTTTATCTACATGATGTGTGGCCGCGCTAGGTACATTCTTGGTTTGCTCAGGTGGCGGCGTTTGTTGACATCAGCCACGGAGGTGTCAAGCCATCACAATCACTCTCAAATGCAAGGTGGCGTACTTCAATGATAGCATGTCCACAATAGAAATGCAGTCTTTCTTGTGCTAATACATTGGCCATTTGGCCAAGTGGGTTGCTAGCAAAACTCCATGCTTTCTTGGTGAGTTTTTATTCCGTGAATAATCTTATCCGTCCATTGAGGTGTGCGAACCCTTTTGGTGACTCTCACTCAAAATCCGTCTTTACTCCCTAGTCTGTCCTTGCTCCATAGTCTGTTCCTACCTTCCAGTCCGTCCCTACTCCCCGGTCTAACCCTACTCCCCAGTCTGATCCTACTCACCTCTGCCCTACTCACTTCTGTCCTTGTTTGATGTAAGGACTGAGCCTCGCTTAAATCCCTCGCACACACTAAATAGCTCGGCGCTGACAGGCCggtctcttttctctcctcgTGTTAGAACTTCgtcagatagtctaccaatagaTTCCTATTGAACAAGACCGTCACACTGCCCGTCTTGGTTTTGAGGATGAATCTGTCTTTGTAACTAGAAAAGGATATTTTGGGGCGTTCACGCTTAGGCAAAGTCAGGGAAGGCCATGTAGTCGCAATCATTGGGGTCGGGCATGTACCATATATGCTTGAGGAGCTGGATAAACCTTATGCATTGTGAGCCATGTTTATGTAGAAGCATTAATGAGCTTGATGGAGCTGCCCACCTGGATGAGCATACAAAAAATAAGGCTAGTCTGATAATGGAGATGTCAAACCCTGAAAATGTGACTCAATCTCTAAATCATATGTGACTGATCTAATTAAGATTTACTGAGAGCATTCTGCATCCTGCATCTGCTGTTGGAGGTAGCAGAGGATCATTGAGAAACTCAAACTTGGAAGAGAGGTATCCCTAAAGGGTGCGAGGTGGTGTCAACTTATGGCGCTCACACAACTAGTGTGTGTGCTCTATAGAGGGGTGCGATACTCTACAGCCACTCACACCTGGTGCGAAACCCCCGGTCCAAGCGCTAGCATCATAAATCTGACAGTCACTTGAAATTATCTAGATTAAGTTCAGGTGAAATTCCAGTCCGCTACTGGAATTGATCTGGGTCGAAGGAGCTTGCTCAACCTTCCCAGGGACATAACCGACTATCCTGTGAGCTAGGCTTAAATCAACAGGAGATTGAGAGCTCCCATGACCAACCCTCAAACCGGGGCTTAGTTTCGGAACCATGGAGGTATAGGTACTATCTTCTATAATCTCTAGTTTTTAGACCTTTCATGTTCACTTCCAGATACCAATATATGTCTACCTTCTCATCCATTGACTCACTTGTGACTCTAAGAGTATTATTGCCCTGTTTGCCAcagtgtcacaacctggcttctctcgtgtcgtacctagggttctagttagttgtatttcgagactggacacttaccctaagtgtctcccaagtaatcgtatgctcaatgcccctccgggtccggttcggtatgtcgtatgtgttgatgggtatatcgccccctccaggctccgtaagataatcaacaaatagaaacggtaaaggtaacgaatagagaaacaaggccaaccgagtacgtatactgggttgttggttaagtgcggacgagtcagaaactagaaggtaaccaatgcttgattaactagattgatcgcgaagaactaagctaagtacatgaatgagcgtccttatatatcctttggtCCGTATACCAATTCATGTGCCACGGTGTATAccgtataccatataccatataccatcctgtagtagtagtagtagtgtgtgtgtgtgtgtctctatttaacgtcgagggtcgggtctttccacgcctccacggctccttgggagcctcggaagcggaa
This sequence is a window from Aspergillus chevalieri M1 DNA, chromosome 5, nearly complete sequence. Protein-coding genes within it:
- a CDS encoding NAD(P)/FAD-dependent oxidoreductase (COG:E;~EggNog:ENOG410PJFK;~InterPro:IPR006076,IPR036188;~PFAM:PF01266;~TransMembrane:1 (i7-25o);~go_function: GO:0016491 - oxidoreductase activity [Evidence IEA];~go_process: GO:0055114 - oxidation-reduction process [Evidence IEA]), whose translation is MTSSNPSYLIIGAGVFGVSTAYHLIQKYPDASVTLVDRDAYDAESRVAASWDWNKVVRADYDDKVYCRLALEAQDIFKSDPLWKPYFHQTGVYWTCRSGYAQNVITNHKELGRNDDIIALPVAEARKLYGGIFDSADYTGVKEVLINRASGWAAAGDALRAVTKKCLELGVKYMTADIAALEFDGRGSCTGVKTRSGQILSATHVIVAAGAFTPTLLEWSAVTSGNTGLRAGERILAAGITTGMAQLNEEQYKKFKDMPVGFQGYTSEEGKPFIGSIPPTMDRELKWWGSKIFTNTREVLPGRYISSPPPTFDYNQWKVPGPLKQDIVESRNLWYGPESADWEMTKHRICWDAFTTTSDFIISSHSASKGLYIATCGSFHGFKFFPVLGKYVTQMLEGELAPELAEKWAWDRQRPDSSQNVEYPNAEMKHLLQPASKL